Proteins encoded in a region of the Fundulus heteroclitus isolate FHET01 chromosome 2, MU-UCD_Fhet_4.1, whole genome shotgun sequence genome:
- the myrf gene encoding myelin regulatory factor isoform X7 produces the protein MDVVDETEALQRFFEGHDITSSLEPANIDTSILEEYISKEDDSTDICFSEVHSAPGPNYSSPQAGVSSSGGLVCGVSPPIPLRQGAPGPPSCQNAYPQGPSLGLRHSYSCLGQQQQQAHVKPEHRGHYAPGTLPESPPDSSSEAYSPQQVNDPHMIRTMTPENMCHMTPTPPLPPHGHYPGMHRDMYLKPESVISQYPMGPATSGSGDMQQTQMLHQLLQHPQGQDSIPVHQAKKRKHSDSPNSTLNSQILTGIIKQEPGLMQDADNAYLDPNYQCIKWQPHQQNKWTPLYDVNCKELPMPTYRVDADKGFNFSLADDAFVCQKKNHFQVTVYIGMLGDAKYIKTNEGLQPLDCFYLKLHGVKVEAMNQSISVEQSQSDRSKRPFKPVLVTLPAEQVTKVTVGRLHFSETTANNMRKKGKPNPDQRYFMLVVALHAQSHSQSYTVAAHVSERIIVRVTSGHASNPGQFESDNEVLWQRGQLPDSVYHHGRVGINTDRPDEALVVHGNLKVMGSLVHPSDIRTKENVQEVNTTDNLKRISQMRLVQYQYKPEFAATVGIEDTAETGVIAQEVQQILPEAVKEGGDIVCANGETIPNLLVVNKERIFMENVGAVKELCKLTDNLETRIDELERWSRKLAKLRRLDSMKSTVSGSTVSQSGSYFSRTGSGPLKKKTVKPGSKSSPLDQGCISQRFVQGTILALLIVMAFSVISMSVLYVLTLHHRGAVTEKDGSRAAVESSRKNPFSPVSTTPAPACCSTTAVNNQSATALTLSSNQSTPGLSVPVPTPGTIVKKAKSRQMDKDGHSRNRLSHTSAPMYFSKSKRPVSPDAEGVGTTNRLPPGQQPAPRRQRSLLAKGAETVPSLTSVHIVETDHEIAGRRCEPAESCSYTLSLRGQQNASISQITLHMMSRKSVWVKQCGATKGRLCPNHTETELYSRQSTSTKGTHHLWSMPVSSFQDVTYHFRVSHSGEVSCATEEKIPLHSDYHFLIQSSCV, from the exons GTCATGATATTACCAGTTCTCTGGAGCCAGCCAACATCGACACCAGTATCCTGGAAGAGTACATCAGCAAGGAGGACGATAGCACTGACAT CTGTTTCTCAGAGGTCCACAGCGCTCCAGGACCAAATTATTCATCTCCTCAGGCAGGAGTGTCCTCCTCTGGAGGATTGGTGTGTGGTGTGAGCCCCCCTATTCCTCTGCGCCAAGGAGCCCCTGGGCCCCCCAGCTGTCAGAACGCCTACCCCCAGGGTCCTTCTCTGGGGCTCCGACACAGTTACTCCTGCCtgggccagcagcagcagcaggctcaCGTCAAGCCAGAGCACAGGGGCCATTACGCTCCAGG GACTCTTCCTGAGTCCCCACCAGACTCCAGCTCTGAGGCTTATTCCCCTCAACAGGTAAATG ATCCTCACATGATCAGAACCATGACTCCAGAGAATATGTGCCACATGACGCCGACGCCACCCCTCCCACCACACGGCCACTATCCCGGCATGCATCGGGACATGTACCTAAAGCCGGAGTCCGTGATCTCGCAGTATCCCATGGGTCCGGCCACCAGTGGAAGCGGGGACATGCAGCAGACGCAGATGCTCCATCAGTTGCTGCAGCATCCTCAGGGGCAAGA CAGCATCCCCGTTCATCAAGCCAAGAAGAGGAAGCACTCCGACTCTCCCAACAGCACCTTGAATTCCCAAATCCTCACAGGTATCATCAAACAAGAACCAG GTTTAATGCAGGACGCCGACAACGCCTACTTGGACCCAAACTATCAGTGCATCAAGTGGCAACCTCACCAGCAGAACAAATGGACGCCACTATACGATGTCAACTGCAAAGAGCT TCCAATGCCAACCTACCGTGTTGACGCTGACAAAGGCTTCAACTTCTCCTTGGCTGATGATGCCTTTGTGTGCCAGAAGAAGAACCATTTCCAGGTCACTGTCTACATTGGGATGCTTGGAGATGCTAAATATATCAAAACGAATGAAGGCCTGCAGCCCCTGGACTGTTTTTACCTCAAACTCCATGGAGTGAAG GTGGAAGCTATGAATCAGTCGATCAGTGTGGAACAGTCACAGTCTGACCGCAGCAAGAGGCCATTCAAGCCAGTGCT TGTCACGTTGCCCGCTGAGCAAGTCACCAAGGTGACAGTAGGGCGGCTCCACTTCAGCGAGACCACAGCAAATAACATGAGGAAGAAGGGCAAACCAAACCCCGATCAGAG GTATTTCATGCTGGTGGTGGCCCTGCACGCACAGTCCCACAGTCAGAGCTACACTGTGGCGGCACATGTGTCTGAGAGGATCATCGTCAGGGTAACGTCTGGCCAT GCCTCCAACCCAGGCCAATTTGAAAGTGACAATGAGGTTTTGTGGCAGCGTGGGCAGCTGCCAGACTCCGTGTACCACCACGGCAGAGTTGGCATTAATACAGACCGCCCAGACGAGGCCCTCGTTGTGCACGGCAACCTGAAAGTCATGGGCTCCCTCGTCCATCCATCAGACATCAGGACAAAAGAAAATGTCCAGGAG GTTAACACCACAGACAATTTAAAAAGGATTTCTCAGATGCGGCTGGTCCAGTACCAATACAAGCCAGAGTTTGCTGCCACTGTGGGCATAGAGGACACAGCAGAGACAG GCGTCATTGCCCAGGAGGTTCAGCAGATCTTGCCTGAAGCTGTGAAGGAAGGAGGTGATATAGTGTGTGCTAATGGAGAAACCATCCCCAACTTGTTGGTTGTCAATAAG GAGCGTATCTTCATGGAGAACGTTGGCGCTGTAAAGGAGCTCTGCAAGCTGACAGACAACCTGGAGACTCGCATAGATGAACTGGAGCGCTGGAGCCGCAAACTAGCCAAGCTGCGGCGCCTCGATAGCATGAAGAGCACAGTGAGCGGGAGCACGGTGAG CCAGTCGGGAAGTTATTTTAGCAGAACAGGAAGCGGTCCGCTGAAGAAAAAGACCGTCAAACCGGGAAGCAAG AGCTCCCCTCTAGACCAGGGCTGCATCAGTCAGAGGTTCGTGCAGGGGACCATCCTGGCTCTTCTCATTGTCATGGCCTTCAG TGTCATTTCGATGTCAGTTCTTTACGTGCTCACGCTACACCACAGAGGAGCCGTCACAGAGAAAGACGG GTCGAGAGCTGCAGTGGAATCATCCCGCAAGAATCCCTTCAGTCCAGTTTCTACCACACCTGCACCAG CTTGCTGTTCAACCACAGCTGTGAACAACCAATCAGCAACCGCTCTGACGTTGAGTAGCAACCAATCCACACCTG GTTTAAGTGTCCCAGTTCCCACTCCTGGCACCATCGTTAAGAAGGCCAAGTCCAGGCAAATGGACAAAGATGGCCACAGCAGGAACCGTCTCAGCCACACCTCAGCACCCATGTACTTTTCCAAATCCAAGAGACCTGTGTCCCCAGATGCGGAAGGAGTGGGAACCACCAACCGGCTGCCTCCAGGTCAACAGCCAGCGCCACGGAGACAACGCAGCCTGCTTGCAAAAG GAGCAGAGACAGTTCCATCTCTAACGAGTGTACATATTGTGGAGACGGACCATGAAATCGCCGGACGGAGATGTGAGCCAGCGGAGAGCTGCAG CTACACACTATCACTTCGTGGACAACAAAATGCTTCCATATCACAAATCACTCTGCACATGAT GTCAAGAAAGAGTGTGTGGGTGAAACAATGTGGAGCCACCAAAGGACGTTTATGTCCCaaccacacagagacagagctgTACAGTAGACAGAGTACATCAACGAAG GGGACTCATCACCTCTGGTCAATGCCCGTTTCGTCTTTCCAGGACGTCACCTATCACTTCCGTGTCTCTCACTCT GGAGAAGTGAGTTGTGCCACAGAAGAAAAAATCCCATTGCACTCTGACTACCATTTTCTCATTCAAAGCAGCTGTGTGTGA
- the myrf gene encoding myelin regulatory factor isoform X6: MLWLRPGHDITSSLEPANIDTSILEEYISKEDDSTDICFSEVHSAPGPNYSSPQAGVSSSGGLVCGVSPPIPLRQGAPGPPSCQNAYPQGPSLGLRHSYSCLGQQQQQAHVKPEHRGHYAPGTLPESPPDSSSEAYSPQQVNDPHMIRTMTPENMCHMTPTPPLPPHGHYPGMHRDMYLKPESVISQYPMGPATSGSGDMQQTQMLHQLLQHPQGQDSIPVHQAKKRKHSDSPNSTLNSQILTGIIKQEPGLMQDADNAYLDPNYQCIKWQPHQQNKWTPLYDVNCKELPMPTYRVDADKGFNFSLADDAFVCQKKNHFQVTVYIGMLGDAKYIKTNEGLQPLDCFYLKLHGVKVEAMNQSISVEQSQSDRSKRPFKPVLVTLPAEQVTKVTVGRLHFSETTANNMRKKGKPNPDQRYFMLVVALHAQSHSQSYTVAAHVSERIIVRVTSGHASNPGQFESDNEVLWQRGQLPDSVYHHGRVGINTDRPDEALVVHGNLKVMGSLVHPSDIRTKENVQEVNTTDNLKRISQMRLVQYQYKPEFAATVGIEDTAETGVIAQEVQQILPEAVKEGGDIVCANGETIPNLLVVNKERIFMENVGAVKELCKLTDNLETRIDELERWSRKLAKLRRLDSMKSTVSGSTVSQSGSYFSRTGSGPLKKKTVKPGSKSSPLDQGCISQRFVQGTILALLIVMAFSVISMSVLYVLTLHHRGAVTEKDGYVSSCVLYISWMPIFTATVTVCPPVCTWSRAAVESSRKNPFSPVSTTPAPACCSTTAVNNQSATALTLSSNQSTPGLSVPVPTPGTIVKKAKSRQMDKDGHSRNRLSHTSAPMYFSKSKRPVSPDAEGVGTTNRLPPGQQPAPRRQRSLLAKGAETVPSLTSVHIVETDHEIAGRRCEPAESCSYTLSLRGQQNASISQITLHMMSRKSVWVKQCGATKGRLCPNHTETELYSRQSTSTKGTHHLWSMPVSSFQDVTYHFRVSHSGEVSCATEEKIPLHSDYHFLIQSSCV, from the exons GTCATGATATTACCAGTTCTCTGGAGCCAGCCAACATCGACACCAGTATCCTGGAAGAGTACATCAGCAAGGAGGACGATAGCACTGACAT CTGTTTCTCAGAGGTCCACAGCGCTCCAGGACCAAATTATTCATCTCCTCAGGCAGGAGTGTCCTCCTCTGGAGGATTGGTGTGTGGTGTGAGCCCCCCTATTCCTCTGCGCCAAGGAGCCCCTGGGCCCCCCAGCTGTCAGAACGCCTACCCCCAGGGTCCTTCTCTGGGGCTCCGACACAGTTACTCCTGCCtgggccagcagcagcagcaggctcaCGTCAAGCCAGAGCACAGGGGCCATTACGCTCCAGG GACTCTTCCTGAGTCCCCACCAGACTCCAGCTCTGAGGCTTATTCCCCTCAACAGGTAAATG ATCCTCACATGATCAGAACCATGACTCCAGAGAATATGTGCCACATGACGCCGACGCCACCCCTCCCACCACACGGCCACTATCCCGGCATGCATCGGGACATGTACCTAAAGCCGGAGTCCGTGATCTCGCAGTATCCCATGGGTCCGGCCACCAGTGGAAGCGGGGACATGCAGCAGACGCAGATGCTCCATCAGTTGCTGCAGCATCCTCAGGGGCAAGA CAGCATCCCCGTTCATCAAGCCAAGAAGAGGAAGCACTCCGACTCTCCCAACAGCACCTTGAATTCCCAAATCCTCACAGGTATCATCAAACAAGAACCAG GTTTAATGCAGGACGCCGACAACGCCTACTTGGACCCAAACTATCAGTGCATCAAGTGGCAACCTCACCAGCAGAACAAATGGACGCCACTATACGATGTCAACTGCAAAGAGCT TCCAATGCCAACCTACCGTGTTGACGCTGACAAAGGCTTCAACTTCTCCTTGGCTGATGATGCCTTTGTGTGCCAGAAGAAGAACCATTTCCAGGTCACTGTCTACATTGGGATGCTTGGAGATGCTAAATATATCAAAACGAATGAAGGCCTGCAGCCCCTGGACTGTTTTTACCTCAAACTCCATGGAGTGAAG GTGGAAGCTATGAATCAGTCGATCAGTGTGGAACAGTCACAGTCTGACCGCAGCAAGAGGCCATTCAAGCCAGTGCT TGTCACGTTGCCCGCTGAGCAAGTCACCAAGGTGACAGTAGGGCGGCTCCACTTCAGCGAGACCACAGCAAATAACATGAGGAAGAAGGGCAAACCAAACCCCGATCAGAG GTATTTCATGCTGGTGGTGGCCCTGCACGCACAGTCCCACAGTCAGAGCTACACTGTGGCGGCACATGTGTCTGAGAGGATCATCGTCAGGGTAACGTCTGGCCAT GCCTCCAACCCAGGCCAATTTGAAAGTGACAATGAGGTTTTGTGGCAGCGTGGGCAGCTGCCAGACTCCGTGTACCACCACGGCAGAGTTGGCATTAATACAGACCGCCCAGACGAGGCCCTCGTTGTGCACGGCAACCTGAAAGTCATGGGCTCCCTCGTCCATCCATCAGACATCAGGACAAAAGAAAATGTCCAGGAG GTTAACACCACAGACAATTTAAAAAGGATTTCTCAGATGCGGCTGGTCCAGTACCAATACAAGCCAGAGTTTGCTGCCACTGTGGGCATAGAGGACACAGCAGAGACAG GCGTCATTGCCCAGGAGGTTCAGCAGATCTTGCCTGAAGCTGTGAAGGAAGGAGGTGATATAGTGTGTGCTAATGGAGAAACCATCCCCAACTTGTTGGTTGTCAATAAG GAGCGTATCTTCATGGAGAACGTTGGCGCTGTAAAGGAGCTCTGCAAGCTGACAGACAACCTGGAGACTCGCATAGATGAACTGGAGCGCTGGAGCCGCAAACTAGCCAAGCTGCGGCGCCTCGATAGCATGAAGAGCACAGTGAGCGGGAGCACGGTGAG CCAGTCGGGAAGTTATTTTAGCAGAACAGGAAGCGGTCCGCTGAAGAAAAAGACCGTCAAACCGGGAAGCAAG AGCTCCCCTCTAGACCAGGGCTGCATCAGTCAGAGGTTCGTGCAGGGGACCATCCTGGCTCTTCTCATTGTCATGGCCTTCAG TGTCATTTCGATGTCAGTTCTTTACGTGCTCACGCTACACCACAGAGGAGCCGTCACAGAGAAAGACGG CTATGTTTCTTCCTGTGTTCTCTACATCTCTTGGATGCCTATCTTCACTGCCACTGTAACTGTTTGTCCACCTGTCTGCACATG GTCGAGAGCTGCAGTGGAATCATCCCGCAAGAATCCCTTCAGTCCAGTTTCTACCACACCTGCACCAG CTTGCTGTTCAACCACAGCTGTGAACAACCAATCAGCAACCGCTCTGACGTTGAGTAGCAACCAATCCACACCTG GTTTAAGTGTCCCAGTTCCCACTCCTGGCACCATCGTTAAGAAGGCCAAGTCCAGGCAAATGGACAAAGATGGCCACAGCAGGAACCGTCTCAGCCACACCTCAGCACCCATGTACTTTTCCAAATCCAAGAGACCTGTGTCCCCAGATGCGGAAGGAGTGGGAACCACCAACCGGCTGCCTCCAGGTCAACAGCCAGCGCCACGGAGACAACGCAGCCTGCTTGCAAAAG GAGCAGAGACAGTTCCATCTCTAACGAGTGTACATATTGTGGAGACGGACCATGAAATCGCCGGACGGAGATGTGAGCCAGCGGAGAGCTGCAG CTACACACTATCACTTCGTGGACAACAAAATGCTTCCATATCACAAATCACTCTGCACATGAT GTCAAGAAAGAGTGTGTGGGTGAAACAATGTGGAGCCACCAAAGGACGTTTATGTCCCaaccacacagagacagagctgTACAGTAGACAGAGTACATCAACGAAG GGGACTCATCACCTCTGGTCAATGCCCGTTTCGTCTTTCCAGGACGTCACCTATCACTTCCGTGTCTCTCACTCT GGAGAAGTGAGTTGTGCCACAGAAGAAAAAATCCCATTGCACTCTGACTACCATTTTCTCATTCAAAGCAGCTGTGTGTGA
- the myrf gene encoding myelin regulatory factor isoform X4, whose product MDVVDETEALQRFFEGHDITSSLEPANIDTSILEEYISKEDDSTDICFSEVHSAPGPNYSSPQAGVSSSGGLVCGVSPPIPLRQGAPGPPSCQNAYPQGPSLGLRHSYSCLGQQQQQAHVKPEHRGHYAPGTLPESPPDSSSEAYSPQQVNDPHMIRTMTPENMCHMTPTPPLPPHGHYPGMHRDMYLKPESVISQYPMGPATSGSGDMQQTQMLHQLLQHPQGQDIPVHQAKKRKHSDSPNSTLNSQILTGIIKQEPGLMQDADNAYLDPNYQCIKWQPHQQNKWTPLYDVNCKELPMPTYRVDADKGFNFSLADDAFVCQKKNHFQVTVYIGMLGDAKYIKTNEGLQPLDCFYLKLHGVKVEAMNQSISVEQSQSDRSKRPFKPVLVTLPAEQVTKVTVGRLHFSETTANNMRKKGKPNPDQRYFMLVVALHAQSHSQSYTVAAHVSERIIVRASNPGQFESDNEVLWQRGQLPDSVYHHGRVGINTDRPDEALVVHGNLKVMGSLVHPSDIRTKENVQEVNTTDNLKRISQMRLVQYQYKPEFAATVGIEDTAETGVIAQEVQQILPEAVKEGGDIVCANGETIPNLLVVNKERIFMENVGAVKELCKLTDNLETRIDELERWSRKLAKLRRLDSMKSTVSGSTVSQSGSYFSRTGSGPLKKKTVKPGSKSSPLDQGCISQRFVQGTILALLIVMAFSVISMSVLYVLTLHHRGAVTEKDGYVSSCVLYISWMPIFTATVTVCPPVCTWSRAAVESSRKNPFSPVSTTPAPACCSTTAVNNQSATALTLSSNQSTPGLSVPVPTPGTIVKKAKSRQMDKDGHSRNRLSHTSAPMYFSKSKRPVSPDAEGVGTTNRLPPGQQPAPRRQRSLLAKGAETVPSLTSVHIVETDHEIAGRRCEPAESCSYTLSLRGQQNASISQITLHMMSRKSVWVKQCGATKGRLCPNHTETELYSRQSTSTKGTHHLWSMPVSSFQDVTYHFRVSHSGEVSCATEEKIPLHSDYHFLIQSSCV is encoded by the exons GTCATGATATTACCAGTTCTCTGGAGCCAGCCAACATCGACACCAGTATCCTGGAAGAGTACATCAGCAAGGAGGACGATAGCACTGACAT CTGTTTCTCAGAGGTCCACAGCGCTCCAGGACCAAATTATTCATCTCCTCAGGCAGGAGTGTCCTCCTCTGGAGGATTGGTGTGTGGTGTGAGCCCCCCTATTCCTCTGCGCCAAGGAGCCCCTGGGCCCCCCAGCTGTCAGAACGCCTACCCCCAGGGTCCTTCTCTGGGGCTCCGACACAGTTACTCCTGCCtgggccagcagcagcagcaggctcaCGTCAAGCCAGAGCACAGGGGCCATTACGCTCCAGG GACTCTTCCTGAGTCCCCACCAGACTCCAGCTCTGAGGCTTATTCCCCTCAACAGGTAAATG ATCCTCACATGATCAGAACCATGACTCCAGAGAATATGTGCCACATGACGCCGACGCCACCCCTCCCACCACACGGCCACTATCCCGGCATGCATCGGGACATGTACCTAAAGCCGGAGTCCGTGATCTCGCAGTATCCCATGGGTCCGGCCACCAGTGGAAGCGGGGACATGCAGCAGACGCAGATGCTCCATCAGTTGCTGCAGCATCCTCAGGGGCAAGA CATCCCCGTTCATCAAGCCAAGAAGAGGAAGCACTCCGACTCTCCCAACAGCACCTTGAATTCCCAAATCCTCACAGGTATCATCAAACAAGAACCAG GTTTAATGCAGGACGCCGACAACGCCTACTTGGACCCAAACTATCAGTGCATCAAGTGGCAACCTCACCAGCAGAACAAATGGACGCCACTATACGATGTCAACTGCAAAGAGCT TCCAATGCCAACCTACCGTGTTGACGCTGACAAAGGCTTCAACTTCTCCTTGGCTGATGATGCCTTTGTGTGCCAGAAGAAGAACCATTTCCAGGTCACTGTCTACATTGGGATGCTTGGAGATGCTAAATATATCAAAACGAATGAAGGCCTGCAGCCCCTGGACTGTTTTTACCTCAAACTCCATGGAGTGAAG GTGGAAGCTATGAATCAGTCGATCAGTGTGGAACAGTCACAGTCTGACCGCAGCAAGAGGCCATTCAAGCCAGTGCT TGTCACGTTGCCCGCTGAGCAAGTCACCAAGGTGACAGTAGGGCGGCTCCACTTCAGCGAGACCACAGCAAATAACATGAGGAAGAAGGGCAAACCAAACCCCGATCAGAG GTATTTCATGCTGGTGGTGGCCCTGCACGCACAGTCCCACAGTCAGAGCTACACTGTGGCGGCACATGTGTCTGAGAGGATCATCGTCAGG GCCTCCAACCCAGGCCAATTTGAAAGTGACAATGAGGTTTTGTGGCAGCGTGGGCAGCTGCCAGACTCCGTGTACCACCACGGCAGAGTTGGCATTAATACAGACCGCCCAGACGAGGCCCTCGTTGTGCACGGCAACCTGAAAGTCATGGGCTCCCTCGTCCATCCATCAGACATCAGGACAAAAGAAAATGTCCAGGAG GTTAACACCACAGACAATTTAAAAAGGATTTCTCAGATGCGGCTGGTCCAGTACCAATACAAGCCAGAGTTTGCTGCCACTGTGGGCATAGAGGACACAGCAGAGACAG GCGTCATTGCCCAGGAGGTTCAGCAGATCTTGCCTGAAGCTGTGAAGGAAGGAGGTGATATAGTGTGTGCTAATGGAGAAACCATCCCCAACTTGTTGGTTGTCAATAAG GAGCGTATCTTCATGGAGAACGTTGGCGCTGTAAAGGAGCTCTGCAAGCTGACAGACAACCTGGAGACTCGCATAGATGAACTGGAGCGCTGGAGCCGCAAACTAGCCAAGCTGCGGCGCCTCGATAGCATGAAGAGCACAGTGAGCGGGAGCACGGTGAG CCAGTCGGGAAGTTATTTTAGCAGAACAGGAAGCGGTCCGCTGAAGAAAAAGACCGTCAAACCGGGAAGCAAG AGCTCCCCTCTAGACCAGGGCTGCATCAGTCAGAGGTTCGTGCAGGGGACCATCCTGGCTCTTCTCATTGTCATGGCCTTCAG TGTCATTTCGATGTCAGTTCTTTACGTGCTCACGCTACACCACAGAGGAGCCGTCACAGAGAAAGACGG CTATGTTTCTTCCTGTGTTCTCTACATCTCTTGGATGCCTATCTTCACTGCCACTGTAACTGTTTGTCCACCTGTCTGCACATG GTCGAGAGCTGCAGTGGAATCATCCCGCAAGAATCCCTTCAGTCCAGTTTCTACCACACCTGCACCAG CTTGCTGTTCAACCACAGCTGTGAACAACCAATCAGCAACCGCTCTGACGTTGAGTAGCAACCAATCCACACCTG GTTTAAGTGTCCCAGTTCCCACTCCTGGCACCATCGTTAAGAAGGCCAAGTCCAGGCAAATGGACAAAGATGGCCACAGCAGGAACCGTCTCAGCCACACCTCAGCACCCATGTACTTTTCCAAATCCAAGAGACCTGTGTCCCCAGATGCGGAAGGAGTGGGAACCACCAACCGGCTGCCTCCAGGTCAACAGCCAGCGCCACGGAGACAACGCAGCCTGCTTGCAAAAG GAGCAGAGACAGTTCCATCTCTAACGAGTGTACATATTGTGGAGACGGACCATGAAATCGCCGGACGGAGATGTGAGCCAGCGGAGAGCTGCAG CTACACACTATCACTTCGTGGACAACAAAATGCTTCCATATCACAAATCACTCTGCACATGAT GTCAAGAAAGAGTGTGTGGGTGAAACAATGTGGAGCCACCAAAGGACGTTTATGTCCCaaccacacagagacagagctgTACAGTAGACAGAGTACATCAACGAAG GGGACTCATCACCTCTGGTCAATGCCCGTTTCGTCTTTCCAGGACGTCACCTATCACTTCCGTGTCTCTCACTCT GGAGAAGTGAGTTGTGCCACAGAAGAAAAAATCCCATTGCACTCTGACTACCATTTTCTCATTCAAAGCAGCTGTGTGTGA